The genomic segment CTTCGACGGCGTCGGGAGCTGGGCCGCCGAGGGGATCGACGCCTCCAGGTTCTCCACGGCTCTCGctcacgcatgcagcgcccTCGCTCAGGAGCACCTGCAGCCTGGCGCGGTGTCTTCCCGTTTCGCGCGCCTCAATGTGAATCTCCGGGCTCGGGAACTCCTCGGCGAGGCGCACTCCCGAGTCCGGCGCGAGAATCCCTCGGCCTGGGGCAGCAGCACGGCTGTCGTGGGCGTCTTCGACAGCTACCTAGGTCAGCTCGGCGTCGCTTGTCTCGGGGACTCCGTGTTGACGGtgctgcggagacagatGATGCCCAAACAGCTTCAGTTCATGGCCGCGGGCGCGCGCGCGACGACTGCGGCGCAGATCCTCTCTGCAAGCCCTTCGCAGGTCCCGCGCCTGATCCGAAAAATCCGGTATCGGAGTCTCGAGCAACGCTGGTCGAATGGCGCTCCTTACCAGCTCTCGAACTTGCCGCCTGAACACGAGTGGGACGCGCTACGAGATCAAGGCTTCGAGCGCTTCGTTGAAGTCCTTCAGCGAATCGACAACGTCGGAGACAGTGCAGACATGGCGCGGGGACCCGCACAGCCCCTCGTGATGCATCCTGGAGACCTCATTCTCCTCTACAGCGACGGAGTCGCCGACAACCTGTTCGACAAAGAAATCGAAGtctttgcgtctctcgcgaTCAGCCCCGAGGAAGCCGTTGCCATGGGCCTGGGCAGAGACGCGTGCACCAAGGCACAAGATGTCGCCGACATGATCTGCAAGCTCGCCAGACGAAGAGCTGCGGATAGGGTACGTCTCTGCGGGGGTTCATGGTTTATATGAAGGGCGtccggagacgcagagaaacagacatcgtgtgtgtgtctcggacagacacagacgctCTGCCAGCCACGCACCTCTCAACATTCAGGTGGACAGGCATTTGAGACAAGAGCCTTTTGTGGGGACGTTGAGTTTCTTTTTCAGAGATCTCGCGTGAGTAGAACGCCTGTTCGGagcctttttcttccacgTTTGGATCTTCTCTCTTGGATTCGGTCCTCTtcggctcttcctcgtttctaTGCTCTGCGTTctggcctctctctccgtctctctcccctttaaaccgtctccgcgtttctctgtgttctctcccttctaAGCTGCATCCCGCAtgttctcgtctctgcttctctgcgcttTAGGCCTTCGACAAGCCTTTCGTTCCAGGCCCTCCAGGCGCGCGCCATGTGCCGCCGGGCCGCGGCGACGCGTCGAGCGCGGCggcgaggcgaggagcgaAGCGCGACGACATCAGCTGCGTGGCTATTTGGGTCGAGGGCTTGCCAGATCCGTCTTTTGAATCGTGCAAGGCCTCTGTCCCGACCTCGACTTCCGACGGTGGCGCTTCGCCCCCGACAGAGGCCTGCGCGGCCTCTACAACTGTCTCCGAAGAGAGCACCGGGGTCGCTGTGGCGACTCCCCCACAGCGTGAGGAACCTCAGCCTCCTCCAGACATTTCAGCGCCTGCGCCTGAGTCGGGTGGAGAGCCGCCAGTTGGCGAGCTTGGGTCGTGTGAAGCTGACTTTTCACCCAGAGTGTCGAGCGCCAGTGTtccagaggaaaacgaggaagagaaggcgcatgTGGAGCCCAAGGTGGACGAAGCGACAAAGTCGTCGTTTGCGGAAATGCGAGCAGGAAGTCGGATTCCCCTGCCGCCTCggggaggcggagaaacaCCCGTGGCGAAGACCGAGACGGCGAGTTCGCGCTCCACAGCAGAGGCCCGCggtgtctccgtgtctcgGCCGGCGCCGCGTCTGAGCTGTCGTCGCGCGCCCCAGCGGCCGGTGAGCGCCTCACACATTCCCTTGCCGCTCGCGAAAAGCGCCGCGAGGCCGAGGGAGCTGCGGCGAAGCAGGACGCCGGGTGTGGTGTCAGGTCACCTCGCGGGGATcgcgcgagcgaagaaatGTCAGGACAGCTGTGCAAACGTTTCTTCGCAGGCTCAGGGACAAAGCAACTCTGGCCGGAGGTCGCATCCCGAGGCAGGATCGGCACATGCAACCGCCGCGACGCCAACGAAgctgccgcatgcagcggcctCCCGTGTCGGCGCGCTACCGTCTGGCGAGTCTGAGAGCGTGAGAGTGCCTCCTCAGAGCCCTGGAAAGGCGGCGCGCCGGCGAGGTGTGCCTGGAGGGACTCTActtggagagaaggcgccagTCAGCGGAGACAGTGACCCGTCAGAGAAGCCAGCGGCGCCGGCCAAGCGACTCTCGGGGGCCGCCCGCGGAGCGGCTCCGGTTGACAGTGTGAacggaactgcatgcactccgcCGGCAGCAGCTTCCCGGGGCCTCTCCTGCACACATTCTCCGCAGAAGGGAGTGTCTCGCGTTCTGACAAGGCTtgcggagagaagcaccCGCGGAGCACACAGCGCGCAGCTCGCGAAGAGGCTGGAGGCCGCACCTCTGTCTCGGAAGCGGCAAGCCACTTCGCCGCCGTCCCCCGTGCGGGAGCCTGCGAAGAAAATCCAGAAGCCGGCTGCCGCGGCGTCGGACTCCGTCTATAAGCCGAACGCGTCGTCCCCGCTTCCGGGCGACTCCACCGTGAGCGGAGACGACGCCGGCACCCCGGGAGCTGGCCGGCCTGAGGCGGGC from the Toxoplasma gondii ME49 chromosome IX, whole genome shotgun sequence genome contains:
- a CDS encoding serine/threonine specific protein phosphatase (encoded by transcript TGME49_289490) encodes the protein MENVDEMNTTTEVKCVYNGRLEVPTASGVETPECGQWDPARFQWRSVRVFLDDGGLRFWNNLISILDIATVDIEPASESSRLVLVHMDQAFPTLSSPFPPFFRSSLFFPSSAPPGQTSLVLRIPTNVAEGPSDYGDLLTGLLLLQKTAAFLGGLRPMFRRLRDQAICADEVRNEFLAFQLRESALTRPDTGALAEQFLQSLPADRAQVLRAGFLQRDCSVLEEAVAYVPVVVYEHLRAALPLLPQLSVDPTKYRVWRQAFLHANADNPELCECLSSPARSPRSPSRARLLAEVARATRPALGGDTKTGETPVKPNLQTPASIHMGVPLPLRLPEVLPFKLSAGGCRIAKGRTYRCEDAYFLLEREGAFGVFDGVGSWAAEGIDASRFSTALAHACSALAQEHLQPGAVSSRFARLNVNLRARELLGEAHSRVRRENPSAWGSSTAVVGVFDSYLGQLGVACLGDSVLTVLRRQMMPKQLQFMAAGARATTAAQILSASPSQVPRLIRKIRYRSLEQRWSNGAPYQLSNLPPEHEWDALRDQGFERFVEVLQRIDNVGDSADMARGPAQPLVMHPGDLILLYSDGVADNLFDKEIEVFASLAISPEEAVAMGLGRDACTKAQDVADMICKLARRRAADRAFDKPFVPGPPGARHVPPGRGDASSAAARRGAKRDDISCVAIWVEGLPDPSFESCKASVPTSTSDGGASPPTEACAASTTVSEESTGVAVATPPQREEPQPPPDISAPAPESGGEPPVGELGSCEADFSPRVSSASVPEENEEEKAHVEPKVDEATKSSFAEMRAGSRIPLPPRGGGETPVAKTETASSRSTAEARGVSVSRPAPRLSCRRAPQRPAQGQSNSGRRSHPEAGSAHATAATPTKLPHAAASRVGALPSGESESVRVPPQSPGKAARRRGVPGGTLLGEKAPVSGDSDPSEKPAAPAKRLSGAARGAAPVDSVNGTACTPPAAASRGLSCTHSPQKGVSRVLTRLAERSTRGAHSAQLAKRLEAAPLSRKRQATSPPSPVREPAKKIQKPAAAASDSVYKPNASSPLPGDSTVSGDDAGTPGAGRPEAGPGVCPPQATPPPADLPRHLARPRQTEGVAASEPRDAGRREAATSVERINGETRKFALTEMSKSDEEGRTGEACEDGRVVESVAEEGAKSMRKRRCVVDRASTRGCSATARSARTPASVLAGKETSLPARVPPAARAHSPVRQKDLIPSTSRCMLSHPVASGLSQKNSETNGKPEQRPASVATPGTLPPVA